One Littorina saxatilis isolate snail1 linkage group LG1, US_GU_Lsax_2.0, whole genome shotgun sequence genomic window carries:
- the LOC138968338 gene encoding uncharacterized protein, with translation MRTEGVIVVMTTLGLVSSRVSESPCNQQIRFLQGNQEVHIAVTNQATSQPPSEDCVIELKTIAGWRIVLTFDYKPHRPQAREEQHCAFASHYLLIGNDFSAIGQESLTSYKFCGETLATEIVSRANYLWVVVSAGVVTSTQLRLSAKSLRQVDCGEGEMQCSPVQCVARSQVCDGRKDCHNGHDEYCYDFANVTTLLDQQDSEEEQQQQHRDVELLPPEGSTCFLCRDGTCISPRVPRYDWRWGVWLWYLCDGVPHCPDGWDEQSYMCYLTKHFPGPSHLFECEAFDPPAAVSRQVRMWSLARCDDRRDCRREEEGEDRCDESLRARNAGLKSKLYLNPVTLSLVIAFTLIVILSAVFVFRRSESRRSRNDTGRQPNNRRGTELQSCLTRKYVMESKDLRTMTDKDFETLRETMV, from the exons ATGCGTACAGAAG GTGTGATAGTTGTCATGACAACGTTAGGACTTGTCTCATCCAGAG TTTCAGAATCACCATGTAACCAGCAGATTCGTTTCTTACAAGGAAATCAAGAAGTGCATATTGCAGTAACTAACCAGGCTACGTCACAACCGCCGTCAGAAGATTGCGTCATAGAGCTGAAAACGATTGCAGGATGGCGCATTGTGTTGACCTTTGACTACAAGCCACACAGACCCCAGGCAAG AGAGGAGCAACATTGTGCCTTCGCTTCGCACTATCTCCTCATTGGCAACGACTTTTCAGCGATTGGTCAAGAATCTCTGACGTCATACAAGTTTTGTGGAGAGACGCTGGCCACGGAAATCGTTTCACGTGCTAACTATCTGTGGGTCGTGGTGAGTGCTGGTGTTGTCACGTCTACACAACTTCGACTGAGCGCAAAGTCTTTGCGTCAAG TTGATTGCGGTGAAGGAGAGATGCAGTGTTCTCCGGTCCAATGTGTTGCTCGTTCTCAGGTGTGCGATGGTCGCAAGGACTGCCACAACGGACACGATGAATACTGCTACGACTTTGCCAACG TGACAACTTTATTGGACCAACAAGACTCGGAGGaagaacagcagcagcagcacagGGATGTTGAGCTTTTGCCGCCAGAAGGCAGCACCTGTTTCCTGTGTCGTGATGGCACGTGCATCTCTCCCCGCGTGCCTCGCTACGACTGGCGCTGGGGTGTGTGGCTGTGGTACCTCTGTGACGGCGTGCCCCACTGTCCTGATGGCTGGGATGAACAGAgct ACATGTGCTACCTGACCAAGCACTTCCCGGGACCCTCTCACCTGTTCGAGTGTGAGGCCTTTGATCCTCCCGCCGCTGTGTCCCGCCAGGTACGAATGTGGTCCCTGGCAAGGTGTGACGACAGGAGGGACTGCAGgcgggaggaggagggggaggacaGGTGTGATGAGTCTCTGCGAGCAAGAAATGCAG GACTTAAAAGTAAGCTGTACCTGAATCCAGTGACTTTGAGCCTGGTGATTGCGTTCACTCTCATCGTCATCCTTTCTGCAGTCTTCGTATTCCGCAGATCTG AAAGCAGACGAAGCAGAAACGACACAGGGAGGCAACCAAACAACCGAAGAGGCACAGAATTACAGAGTTGTCTTACCAGAAAATATGTTATGGAATCCAAGGATCTGCGCACAATGACAGACAAGGACTTTGAAACGCTTAGAGAAACTATGGTGTGA